Within the Scytonema millei VB511283 genome, the region AAAATGGAGAAATTCGCACTGTTACCAACCGTTCTGGTGGGGTACAAGGAGGAATTTCTAACGGCGAGAATATTATTTTACGAATTGCTTTTAAACCAACAGCGACAATTCGCAAAGAACAAAAGACAGTCACAAATGCTGGGGAAGAGACACTATTAGCAGCCAAAGGTAGACACGATCCCTGCGTGTTGCCCAGAGCTGTACCGATGGTAGAGGCAATGGTAGCTTTGGTACTATGCGATCACTTACTGCGACATCAAGGTCAATGTAGCGTATTAAGTTAACAAAAGTCAAAGGTCAAAAGTCAAAAGTCAAAATCAACCACTCACAAATGACCAATGACCAATGACCAACTACCGCGTATTACTTGCCTTTACATCCTCGCGACGACCGAGTAGAGTTCGAGTTGCAGCCATAACTTCTGGTGCGGCAAGTATTATCGATACCAGCGAACAAAATGTTGCCACCTGGCAATATTCGCACAATGCTTTGTTCTCGCTCCATTCTTCCCGCGCTAGTTCGAGCGAAAGGACTCCATCGAATAAGAGTTTAACACCCATTGCGATCGGTAGTAGAGGATTGCGTCTGGCGCGGTCTATACCCCCAGCAGAAGCTATCCAGGCTGTGAGGGCGTAATTAAGTGTCATCAGGGGTCCATCGGGCGAATTGAAGCGACTGTAGGCATAATTAGAAGCATCTACGCGGTCTGCATCAAAAAGCTGTTGTCCTGGAGGATCGGGTAGGTGGCTGACGATTCCAGTTTGGTAGAGTGTAACGAGTTGTCCCATTGCACCACCCAGCGTAGATAAACCAATAATCCAGCGCCGACGAGTCATATCGGGGCTTTGTCCTTGACGCAGTTCTTGACTTAGTTGTTGTGGTTCCATACGGACGCAATCCTCAGCAAATAAATTGCTTCCCATTCTCAGCAAGCAACTTGGTGCGTACCACATACCATAGAGGTAGTTATCATCAGATATTCTGGGAACAAACGACAGAATCTAAGTATGGTCATGCCACCCATGCTGTGTCCCAGCAAAATCGCCCGTTTGTCTCCCGCTAGAGATAAAACTGCTTCTAAGTCACGCGCATATTTGAAGAAGCTTAGCAATATTAGATTTGAGCGCGTATTTTTGCAGTCATGGTAGCTTTTGTTCAAGAAGCTGCATGAAATAGCTCTATCTCTATCTCAGTGCAGATAAATTGTATACTCCATCTTTGTTAGATAGAGTCAGCCGATCGCGCAGGCAGATTCGTCAATGACTTCAATAGGATCGCTCGATAACATTTCTGAGGAAGTCTTTGTTTTTCCGGCATCGTTTGCACAACAACGGCTTTGGTTTCTCGATCGCCTATTTCCTGCTACTTCGTTTTATAATGTGCCGACGACGGTTCGTCTATCGGGCGTGCTTGATTTAAAAGCGTTAGAAGAAAGCTTTAATGAAATTGTCCGCCGTCACGAAATATTGCGTACCAACTTCGGAGTGCAAGAGGGGCAACCCGTACAACTAATTACGCCCCATTCAAAGGTATTCCTGAAGATATCCGATTTACAGCAGTTGCCGGCAAGCGAACGGGAAGCAGCAGCGCAACAGGCGATCGCGCGGGAGATCCAGCAGCCTTTTAACCTGGATCGGGGTTCTCTGCTGCGAGTAATGCTGCTACAACTAGACGAGTCAGAGTATGTTTTGGTCATCAATCTGCACCACATCGTTTTTGATGAGTGGTCGATCGCGATCCTAATTCGAGAACTAGAATTGCTCTACTCTGCTTTTAGTAGGGGTAAACCTTCCCCTTTGCCCGAACTGTCAATTCAATATGCTGACTTTGCCCACTGGCAACGACAATGGTTGCAAGGGGAAGTGCTAGAATCGCAACTATCTTACTGGCGATCGCAGTTGCAGAATTTATCCGTTCTAGAGGTCGAGAGCAATCGTTGCCGTCCAAAAGAACGAGGCGATCGGGGAGCAATTGAGTTAATAGAGTTACCACAAGACTTATCTCAAGCACTTTTGGCACTGAGTCATCAAGAAGGCGTAACGCTGTTCATGACATTACTAGCAGCGTTCCAAGTATTGTTATATCGCTATACAGGGCAGACCGATATAGCTGTAGGATCGCCAATCGCCAATCGCAATCGGCGGGAATTGGAGGATTTAATCGGCTTTTTTGCTAATAGTTTAGTTCTACGCACCGATCTATCAGGTAATCCCAGCTTTCGCGAGTTGCTGGCGAGAGTGCGACAGGTGACGGTAGAAGCCTACGCTCATCAAGATTTACCCTTTGAGAAGTTAGTAGAAGAGTTGCATCCAGAACGTCAAGGAAGCCGCAACCCATTGTTTCAAGTGGTATTTGCGCTGCAAAACGCACCTATAGAACAGCTAACGCTACCTAAACTCTCGCTCTCTTCCTTCAAAGTGGAAACAACAACCGCTCGGTTCGATCTAGAGTTTTATCTATGGGAGTGCGCCGAAAACTTTAGGAGTTTGTGGGGTGACGGGTGGCAGCAGTCGGAGGGATTGCGTGGTGTTTTAGTTTACAACACCGAGCTGTTTGAGCCAAGTGCGATCGCGCGGATGCTCACTCATTTCCAAACGTTATTAACCGGAGTCGTTACCGATCCCGACACAAATTTAGCAGATCTACCGATTTTGAGCGCCGCAGAGCAGCATCAATTAGTAGAGTGGAATCAAACTGGACGTAGTTATCCAGAGCGCTGCATTCACCAATTGTTTGAACTTCAGGTAAAACAAAGTCCAAATGCGATTGCAGTTAGCTTTGGAGAGCGGCAATATACTTATCATGAGTTGAATAGTGGTAGCAACCAACTAGCGCATTATTTGCGAAAACTAGGTGTAGGTTGCGAAACTCTGGTAGGTATCTGCATGGAACCTTCTCCAATGGCGATCGCTTCTTTACTAGGTATCCTCAAAGCCGGAGCAGCTTACGTTCCTCTAGATCCTACCTATCCCCCCGATCGCTTGCAGTTCATGGTGGAGGATGCTCAAGTATCTGTGCTGGTGACGCAACAAGCATTAGCCCCCCTTTTTAAGCTCAGTTGGGGAGATCGGAATTTAAAGATTGTTTGTTTGGAAAAGGATTGGGAAGCGATCGCACTTGAAAGCGAGCAGAACCCAAGCGATCGAACAACCGTAGATAACCTTGCCTACGTAATTTATACTTCTGGCTCCACGGGAACCCCAAAGGGCGTAGCAGTATCCCATCGAGCCGTAAATAGATTAGTATGCAACACCAACTACATCACCTTAGAACCTGGGGATAAAGTCGCTCAATGTGCCAATCTGTCATTTGATGCAGCAACCTTTGAGATTTGGGGCGCACTGCTAAATGGAGCGCAATTAGTGGGGTGCGATCGCGAAGTCATGCTTTCTCCCCAAAAGTTTGCCCAAGAGATTCGACAACAGGAAATTAGCATCCTATTTTTGACAACTGCCTTATTCAATCACATGGCGCGGGAAGTACCTGACTGTTTTCGTTTGCTGCGCTACTTGCTATTTGGGGGTGAAGCAGTTGATGTCAGGTGGGTCAAAGCAGTCAAGCAGCACGGCGCACCCGCACATTTGCTGCACGTATATGGACCGACTGAAAACACTACATTTACTTCCTGGTATGAAGTGCAAGACGTACCAGAAGCAGCAACATCAATTCCGATTGGTCGTCCTGTTGCTAACACTCAAATTTACCTACTAGATGCCCACCTAAAACCCGTACCTATTGGCGTTACAGGAGAAATTTACATTGGTGGCGATGGATTAGCAAAAGAATATTTGAATCGTCCTCAGTTGACGGATGAACGGTTTGTCTGTAAGAGTCGGGAGTCGGGAGTCGTAGGGGCGGTTTTTTTTGAAGATCCCTGTGAAAATCAAAGATTTCTGCAATTAAACCCGCCCGTACAGGAGTCGGGGAACAGAGCAGAGGAGCAGAGGAGCAGAGGAGCAGGGGAGAGTAATAACCAACCACCAACTACCAACTACCAACTACCAATTACCAATCGCCTCTACAAAACCGGAGATCTCGCCCGCTATCTTCCTGATGGCAATCTCGAATTTGTTGGTCGTACTGACGCGCAAATTAAGTTGCGAGGTTTTCGGATTGAGTTGGGCGAGATTGAAACAGTCTTGAAGCAGTATCCAAGTGTAGAAGAAACTGTTGTTGTGGTGCGGGAGGATGGGAGTAGCGATCGCCGTTTGGTTGCTTACATCGTTCTCAACACGAAGAGATCCCCCCAACCCCCCTTAAAAAGGGGGGCTAGCGAATTTTCTCCTTCGCAAGGCGGACTAGGGGGGATCGGGGCAAATGAATTCCCTCCTTCTCAAAGGGGACTAGGGGGGATCGGCGATCTGCGAAGCTTCCTCAAAACAAAACTGCCAAATTACATGATGCCTTCCGCTTTTGTAGTCTTGAAGGCTTTGCCTCTAACACCTAACGGCAAAGTAGATCGGCAGGCACTTCCCTCACCCGATTTTACTTCTGTCGATCTACCAACTCTTGCACCGCGAACGTCGGTTGAAGCTCAGTTAGCGCAGCTTTGGGCGGAAACGTTGGGGCGACAAGTAGGTATAAGCGACGATTTTTTTGAGTTGGGCGGACATTCGCTCTTAGCTACACAATTAGTTTCGAGAATACGCGATCGCCTTGGGGTAGAAGTGCCACTGGGAGTTCTATTTGAAACACCAACGATTGTAGCGATCGCGCAATATATTGATACGATCCGTGGCGCAGATCGGTTACAAACGTCTGAGGCTGAGACATCCGCTCAAAATCGCGAGGAGGTGGAATTTTGACAAGTATTGAGTTCTTAGCCTACCTCCGCTCTTTAGATATTCAGCTTTTCGTTGAGGGAGAAAGCTTGCGCTGTAACGCTCCTGAAGGGGTATTATCCCCCCAGTTACGTGCAAAAATTGTCGATCGCAAATCTGAGCTGATCGCCTTGCTGCACCAAGCAAATGCTCAAATCGATCGCTCTCCCCAGTTGGTAAGAATATCGCGCGATTGCTCTCTACCTCTGTCATTCGCTCAGCAGCGATTGTGGTTTTTGGATCGCTTAGTACCTAACAACCCTTTTTACAACATACCTTTTTCAGTTCGGCTGCAAGGGAAACTTGACTATGTGGCTTTAAAACAGGCTTTTGGGGCGATCGTCGATCGTCACGAAGCCTTGCGTACCAACTTCGTCAAGCTGGACGGGCAACCCGTTCAGATCGTTGCTGAAAAAGTCAATTTATCTCTGCCTGTTGTGGATTTGCGGCATTTACCCCCAAACGAACGACAACTCACAGCCCAGCAAATCGCTACAGAAGAAGCCCAACAGCCATTTAACCTAGCGACCGATCTGCTACTGCGAGTGAAATTGTTGCAGTTAGATGCAGCTGAATACGTCCTGTTGCTGAATCTACACCACATTGTTGCCGATGGTTGGTCGCTGGGGGTACTGGTGCGAGAACTGGGATTACTCTACACTGCTAAGAGTGAAAGCAAACCTTACCCATTACCAGAATTGCCGATCCAGTATGCCGATTTTGCCTATTGGCAACGGCAATGGCTGCAAGGGCAAGTATTGGAGTCTCAACTGTCCTACTGGCGATCGCATCTGGCAGATCTACCGATTCTGAATCTTCCCACCGATAGAACTCGCCCTGCCGTACAAACCTATCACGGTGCAACACAAAGCCTAAAGTTACCAAAAACTCTCACCCAGTCCCTAGAAGCCCTAAGTCAGCAAGCAAGCGTAACTCTGTTTATGACCTTGCTAGCAGCATTTCAAACGTTGCTACATCGCTATACCGGACAAGAAGATATTGCCGTTGGATCGCCCATAGCTAACCGCAAGCATAGCCAAATAGAGCCATTAATTGGCTTTTTTGTCAATAGCCTAGTGCTGCGCGTCGATCTCTCCAACAATCCCACTTTTCGAGAGCTACTGGAACGAGTGCGACAAGTGACATTAGGAGCCTATGCCCATCAAGACTTACCTTTTGAGAAGTTAGTAGAAGAGTTGCACCCAGAGCGAGACTTGAGCCGCAACCCTTTGTTTCAAGTCGTCTTTGCGCTTCAGAATGCCCCGATGCAACCCTTAGAGTTACCTGGGTTAACGTTGAACCCATTGAAGTTTGACGTGACTACCACGCGATTCGATCTAGAGTTGCATTTGTGGGAGTGCGATCGCGGGTTGAATAGTTTGTGGGAAGGATCGGTAGATGGACTGAGCGGTTTCGTAGCATACAACACCGATCTATTTGATGCATCCACGATCGCTCGAATGCTAGCTCACTTCCAAATCTTGTTAGAAGGCATAGTTACCAATCCCGATACACGCATTGCCAACTTACCCCTATTGAGCGCAGCAGAATACCATCAATTGTTGGTGGAATGGAATCAAACTAGCTGCGATTATCCAGAACGGTGCATTCATCAGTTATTTCAGGCACAAGCAGCGCAATCGCCCGATGCTGTTGCTGTTGTTTTTGCCGACGAGCAACTAACTTACCAGCAATTGGATCGACGTGCCAATCAATTAGCGCACTATTTACAACAATTAGGCGTGACTTCTGAATCCCTAGTAGGAATTTGTAGCGATCGCTCCCTAGAAATGGTAGTAGGTATACTGGGCATTTGGAAAGCAGGCGGAGCTTATATTCCCCTCGATCCAAATTATCCCAGCGATCGCCTAAAGTTCATGCTTGACGATACTCAAGTGGCGATCGTGCTAACCCAGAGTTCTTTAGCCCCCCTTTTGAAGGGGGGTTGGGGGGATCGGACTGAGCCTGGAAACGAAGAACCAGAATTAGCCCCCCTTTTGAAGGGGGGTTGGGGGGATCGTCTAATCTGCCTAGATACTGACTGGGAAACCATCGCCACCCACAGCGATGAAACACCCAACATCAGCGTAACAACAAATAACCTAGCTTACGTCATCTACACCTCTGGCTCGACCGGAAAACCGAAAGGAGTTTTAGTAGAGCATCGAGGACTATGTAACGTCGTCCAAGCTCAAATTCAAATATTCAAACTACAACCAAAAAATCGGATTCTACAATTTAGCTCCCTCAGTTTTGATGCGTCTGTCTTTGAAATGTTACTAGCGTTTGGAGTTGGCGCTAGCCTTTACATCCCTCCTAAAACAGCCCATTTACCAGGAGCCGAACTAATTCAATTCTTACAAGACAAGGCGATCGATACTACTATTCTCCCCCCTGCGGTTCTAGCAGTTTTACCAGCAGCAGAACTGCCCACTCTTCAAACAGTAATTTCTGGCGGTGAAGCTGTTAAACGCGAAATTGTGCAGCAATGGGCTGTAGGTCGTCGCTTTTTTAACGCCTATGGACCAACAGAAGCAACAATCTGGGCGACAGTTGCTCAGTTAGGTGCTACTGATAATAATGACAACAAGCCATCCATTGGTCGTCCCATTTCTAACACCCAAATCTATCTTTTAGACTCTCACCTCCAGCCCGTACCAATTGGAGTCGTTGGCGAATTGTACATTAGCGGTGATGGGTTAGCACGGGGCTATTTAAATCGTCCCCAGTTGACGGATGAACGGTTTGTCTGTTTAGGGAGCAGGGAGGACAATTCAATTCACAATTCACAATTGATAATTCACAATTACCAACAACCAACTCCCAACTCCCGACTCCCGACTCCCGACTCCCGTTTATATAAAACCGGAGATCTCGCCCGCTATCTTCCCGATGGCAATCTTGAATTTGTCGATCGCATTGATAATCAGGTAAAAATTCGGGGATTTCGGATTGAATTAGGCGAAATAGAAACACTACTGCTGCAACACCCAACAGTCCGAGAGGCTGTGGCGATCGCCCATGAGAATGCTACAGATAAGCGTATAGTCGCCTACATCGTACCGCAAGACAGAGATTCCCATAGATTCACTACTAGCGATCGCCAAAATTTTTCTTCCCCGACTCCCGACTCTCTTGTACGGGCGCACAGCCGTGCGCCCCTACCGATTCCCCCTCTAGAACAGCAGTTGCAGCACGAGCAAGTTAAGCAATGGCAAAATCTTTACGACCAGACTTATCATCAGCCTGCGACAAACAGCGATGCTACTTTCAACATCGTAGGCTGGAATAGTAGCTATACGAATCGACCCATTCCAAAAAAGCAAATGCAACAATGGGTGAGCGATCGCACTCAGCAGATTTTGAGTTTGCAGCCTCAGCGGGTATTAGAAATTGGTTGCGGTACGGGTTTATTGCTGTTTCAAATTGCGCCACACTGTACTGGGTATTGGGGAACTGATTTCTCATCTGCATCCATTGAATACATCGAGCAACAGTTGGCAACTCAACCATTGCCTCAAGTAAAGTTACTTCAGAGGATGGCGACTGACTTTGAAGGTCTAGAGGCAAATAGCTTTGATGCAGTGATTCTCAATTCGGTCGTGCAGTACTTTCCTAGCGTAGATTATCTCCTGCAAGTGCTGGAACAAGCAATTCACACTGTTGCCCCTGGTGGCTTTGTCTTTATTGGCGATGTACGAAGTCTCCCCTTGTTGTCAGCTTTTCATGCTGCGGTTCAATTGGAGCGGGCAGATAATACCGTAAGTCGAGAGCATCTGCAACAGCAGGTACAGACGGCGATATTTCAGGAGACGGAACTGGCGATCGATCCTGCTTTCTTTCACGCTTTGAAACAGCATTTGGAACGGATCGGTCACATCCAAATTCAGCTCACACGCGGTCGATATTGTAATGAATTAACTCAGTTTCGCTACAACGTAATTTTACATATTGAATCAAATTGCTCCTCTTCTCATGGGCAGTTAGAAGGATCTCATTGTCCCCCTTTTCAAGGGGGGTTGGGGGGATCTTCATGCCCACCTTTCCAAGGGGGGTTGGGGGGATCTCATTGCCCTCCCCAAGAAGAGTTAGCAAGATCTTTATGCCCCCCTTTCCAAGGGGGGTTGGGGGGATCTTCATGCCCGCCTTCCCAAGAAGGGTTAGGGAGATCGTCCCAACTGAATTGGACTCAAGACAATTTAAACCTTGCCCAGGTGCGCGAGCATTTAGTTAAAACTCAGCCAGCAGTACTCAAGATTACAGGAATTCCAAATGCCCGTGTCGTAGGAGCAGTCAAAACGGCTCAATGGCTAGAAGAAGCAACGCAAGCACCCAAAACCGCAGGCAAAATGCGCGAAGCATTAGAACAAGTAGCATCATCGGGTATTGAACCGGAAGATTGGTGGGATTTAGCGGCAGAACTGTCTTACACTGTTGACGTGAGTTGGTCAAATGCAGATAGTACGGGATGTTATGATGCTATCTTCCAGCATCAATCCGCCACAAAAAATAGTGCGTTATTGCCTTTTCAACAGCAGGTGAATCCAACTCGTCCTTGGAAAACTTACGCTAACGATCCTTTACAGACACAGTTTGCTCGTCACCTGATTTCCCAACTGCGAAGTGACTTAGAGCAAAACTTACCCCAGTACATGATACCTTCTGCCTTTGTAGTATTAGAAGCACTACCCCTGACACCGAATGGCAAAGTCAACCGTCGCGCCCTTCCTGCACCAGAGTTGATAAAACAATGGGGGGCTGACGATACACCGCGATCGCCCATCGAGCAGAAACTTGCGAATATTTGGGCTGAACTGCTAGGACTCAAGCTTGTAGGACTGCATGACAACTTCTTC harbors:
- a CDS encoding non-ribosomal peptide synthetase, translating into MTSIEFLAYLRSLDIQLFVEGESLRCNAPEGVLSPQLRAKIVDRKSELIALLHQANAQIDRSPQLVRISRDCSLPLSFAQQRLWFLDRLVPNNPFYNIPFSVRLQGKLDYVALKQAFGAIVDRHEALRTNFVKLDGQPVQIVAEKVNLSLPVVDLRHLPPNERQLTAQQIATEEAQQPFNLATDLLLRVKLLQLDAAEYVLLLNLHHIVADGWSLGVLVRELGLLYTAKSESKPYPLPELPIQYADFAYWQRQWLQGQVLESQLSYWRSHLADLPILNLPTDRTRPAVQTYHGATQSLKLPKTLTQSLEALSQQASVTLFMTLLAAFQTLLHRYTGQEDIAVGSPIANRKHSQIEPLIGFFVNSLVLRVDLSNNPTFRELLERVRQVTLGAYAHQDLPFEKLVEELHPERDLSRNPLFQVVFALQNAPMQPLELPGLTLNPLKFDVTTTRFDLELHLWECDRGLNSLWEGSVDGLSGFVAYNTDLFDASTIARMLAHFQILLEGIVTNPDTRIANLPLLSAAEYHQLLVEWNQTSCDYPERCIHQLFQAQAAQSPDAVAVVFADEQLTYQQLDRRANQLAHYLQQLGVTSESLVGICSDRSLEMVVGILGIWKAGGAYIPLDPNYPSDRLKFMLDDTQVAIVLTQSSLAPLLKGGWGDRTEPGNEEPELAPLLKGGWGDRLICLDTDWETIATHSDETPNISVTTNNLAYVIYTSGSTGKPKGVLVEHRGLCNVVQAQIQIFKLQPKNRILQFSSLSFDASVFEMLLAFGVGASLYIPPKTAHLPGAELIQFLQDKAIDTTILPPAVLAVLPAAELPTLQTVISGGEAVKREIVQQWAVGRRFFNAYGPTEATIWATVAQLGATDNNDNKPSIGRPISNTQIYLLDSHLQPVPIGVVGELYISGDGLARGYLNRPQLTDERFVCLGSREDNSIHNSQLIIHNYQQPTPNSRLPTPDSRLYKTGDLARYLPDGNLEFVDRIDNQVKIRGFRIELGEIETLLLQHPTVREAVAIAHENATDKRIVAYIVPQDRDSHRFTTSDRQNFSSPTPDSLVRAHSRAPLPIPPLEQQLQHEQVKQWQNLYDQTYHQPATNSDATFNIVGWNSSYTNRPIPKKQMQQWVSDRTQQILSLQPQRVLEIGCGTGLLLFQIAPHCTGYWGTDFSSASIEYIEQQLATQPLPQVKLLQRMATDFEGLEANSFDAVILNSVVQYFPSVDYLLQVLEQAIHTVAPGGFVFIGDVRSLPLLSAFHAAVQLERADNTVSREHLQQQVQTAIFQETELAIDPAFFHALKQHLERIGHIQIQLTRGRYCNELTQFRYNVILHIESNCSSSHGQLEGSHCPPFQGGLGGSSCPPFQGGLGGSHCPPQEELARSLCPPFQGGLGGSSCPPSQEGLGRSSQLNWTQDNLNLAQVREHLVKTQPAVLKITGIPNARVVGAVKTAQWLEEATQAPKTAGKMREALEQVASSGIEPEDWWDLAAELSYTVDVSWSNADSTGCYDAIFQHQSATKNSALLPFQQQVNPTRPWKTYANDPLQTQFARHLISQLRSDLEQNLPQYMIPSAFVVLEALPLTPNGKVNRRALPAPELIKQWGADDTPRSPIEQKLANIWAELLGLKLVGLHDNFFQLGGHSLLATQLTSRIRDVFGVELPLRSVFESPQVAQLAKAIAHLQSNQPQQTPQIVPLSRDAHRRLRSSLNRDKEEGDR
- a CDS encoding non-ribosomal peptide synthetase — encoded protein: MTSIGSLDNISEEVFVFPASFAQQRLWFLDRLFPATSFYNVPTTVRLSGVLDLKALEESFNEIVRRHEILRTNFGVQEGQPVQLITPHSKVFLKISDLQQLPASEREAAAQQAIAREIQQPFNLDRGSLLRVMLLQLDESEYVLVINLHHIVFDEWSIAILIRELELLYSAFSRGKPSPLPELSIQYADFAHWQRQWLQGEVLESQLSYWRSQLQNLSVLEVESNRCRPKERGDRGAIELIELPQDLSQALLALSHQEGVTLFMTLLAAFQVLLYRYTGQTDIAVGSPIANRNRRELEDLIGFFANSLVLRTDLSGNPSFRELLARVRQVTVEAYAHQDLPFEKLVEELHPERQGSRNPLFQVVFALQNAPIEQLTLPKLSLSSFKVETTTARFDLEFYLWECAENFRSLWGDGWQQSEGLRGVLVYNTELFEPSAIARMLTHFQTLLTGVVTDPDTNLADLPILSAAEQHQLVEWNQTGRSYPERCIHQLFELQVKQSPNAIAVSFGERQYTYHELNSGSNQLAHYLRKLGVGCETLVGICMEPSPMAIASLLGILKAGAAYVPLDPTYPPDRLQFMVEDAQVSVLVTQQALAPLFKLSWGDRNLKIVCLEKDWEAIALESEQNPSDRTTVDNLAYVIYTSGSTGTPKGVAVSHRAVNRLVCNTNYITLEPGDKVAQCANLSFDAATFEIWGALLNGAQLVGCDREVMLSPQKFAQEIRQQEISILFLTTALFNHMAREVPDCFRLLRYLLFGGEAVDVRWVKAVKQHGAPAHLLHVYGPTENTTFTSWYEVQDVPEAATSIPIGRPVANTQIYLLDAHLKPVPIGVTGEIYIGGDGLAKEYLNRPQLTDERFVCKSRESGVVGAVFFEDPCENQRFLQLNPPVQESGNRAEEQRSRGAGESNNQPPTTNYQLPITNRLYKTGDLARYLPDGNLEFVGRTDAQIKLRGFRIELGEIETVLKQYPSVEETVVVVREDGSSDRRLVAYIVLNTKRSPQPPLKRGASEFSPSQGGLGGIGANEFPPSQRGLGGIGDLRSFLKTKLPNYMMPSAFVVLKALPLTPNGKVDRQALPSPDFTSVDLPTLAPRTSVEAQLAQLWAETLGRQVGISDDFFELGGHSLLATQLVSRIRDRLGVEVPLGVLFETPTIVAIAQYIDTIRGADRLQTSEAETSAQNREEVEF
- a CDS encoding vitamin K epoxide reductase family protein; amino-acid sequence: MGSNLFAEDCVRMEPQQLSQELRQGQSPDMTRRRWIIGLSTLGGAMGQLVTLYQTGIVSHLPDPPGQQLFDADRVDASNYAYSRFNSPDGPLMTLNYALTAWIASAGGIDRARRNPLLPIAMGVKLLFDGVLSLELAREEWSENKALCEYCQVATFCSLVSIILAAPEVMAATRTLLGRREDVKASNTR
- a CDS encoding alpha/beta fold hydrolase: MNKSYHDCKNTRSNLILLSFFKYARDLEAVLSLAGDKRAILLGHSMGGMTILRFCRLFPEYLMITTSMVCGTHQVAC